A single genomic interval of Hevea brasiliensis isolate MT/VB/25A 57/8 chromosome 4, ASM3005281v1, whole genome shotgun sequence harbors:
- the LOC110663243 gene encoding uncharacterized mitochondrial protein AtMg00860-like, with protein sequence MVLPTLKEHQLYAKFSNCEFWLKSISFLGHVVSENRIEVDPKKVKVVANLLRLTIVTEIKSFLGLASYYKRFVPNFSKIDAPVTRLTQKNKKFKWNDQCEQSFQKLKECSISALVLALPSGNEDFIIYCNVSKVGLGCVLMQNGRAIAYVSR encoded by the coding sequence ATGGTTCTACCGACTTTAAAGGAGCATCAATTGTATGCCAAGTTCTCTAATTGTGAGTTCTGGCTGAAGAGCATATCCTTCCTGGGACATGTAGTGTCAGAGAatagaatagaagtagatcctaAGAAGGTTAAAGTAGTGGCTAATTTGCTCAGGCTAACTATAGTGACTGAGATCAAGAGTTTCTTAGGTTTGGCTAGCTATTATAAGAGATTTGTGCCTAATTTCTCCAAGATAGATGCTCCGGTAACTAGGTTAACTCAGAAAAATAAGAAGTTTAAATGGAATGATCAGTGTGAgcagagcttccagaagcttaaagaGTGTTCGATTTCAGCACTAGTGCTAGCTTTACCTTCAGGCAATGAAGATTTCATTATTTATTGCAATGTCTCCAAAGTGGGTTTAGGATGCGTTCTTATGCAAAATGGTAGAGCAATAGCTTATGTTTCAAGGTAG